A portion of the Hydractinia symbiolongicarpus strain clone_291-10 chromosome 10, HSymV2.1, whole genome shotgun sequence genome contains these proteins:
- the LOC130662842 gene encoding retinoic acid receptor RXR-alpha-B-like, with product MIHSELSPPASNEESVNSPRSDPPSVETTITLMHQHQSSSLSSSNASTDFTSSPKGKDYNFMTSPYNIQKGLLQNTDSSSPNSSIFPLKSPDSTSISQSSPESSTVQIDVKNTQETRSLTAKVDIKTIKKSSCAVCGDKAEKEHFHAIVCDSCRGFFKRALKNNRKYTCVSTRDCLLTKKTRNHCQSCRLTKCYKVGMSKEAVELELARDKKEKLLKKKQLTTAVADSSTEVSSSENQILTVDLQCISNAELFVDPKISNFVDVSIDPIRQICLAADKQLASLAEWAKRLPHFTELSVLDQVKLLQWNWPELLIGGFCYRSSAVSNGILLSTGLHLSRENLQKAGVGTLVNKLFTEVINAMKKLQIDVSEWGCLRAIMLFAPDTKELVEVDQVETIRERYIATLCQYVKKTYPDDPNRLAHLLLRLPPLKAIALQVLEHLFFFKLIGDVPIDTFLLEMLDVDNT from the exons ATGATACATTCTGAACTTTCTCCTCCAGCATCCAATGAAGAGAGTGTCAACTCTCCCAGATCTGATCCGCCCAGTGTAGAAACTACTATAACACTGATGCATCAGCACCAGTCATCATCACTAAGCTCCAGTAATGCATCAACAGACTTTACTTCTAGCCCGAAAGGCAAAGACTATAATTTTATGACTAGTCCATATAATATACAAAAGGGGTTATTACAGAATACTGATTCTTCCAGTCCAAATAGTTCcatttttcctttaaaaagcCCTGATAGTACCAGCATTAGCCAAAGTTCACCAGAAAGTAGTACCGTTCAAATTGATGTGAAAAATACGCAAGAAACTAGATCGCTGACAGCAAAAGTTGATATAAAAACTATTAAAAAGAGTTCTTGTGCTGTTTGTGGAGATAAAGCAGAAAAAGAACACTTTCATGCAATTGTTTGTGATAGCTGCCGTGGTTTTTTTAAACgagctttaaaaaataacagaaaatataCTTGTGTGTCAACAAGGGACTGTCTATTGacgaaaaaaacaagaaatcatTGTCAGTCATGTCGTTTAACGAAATGTTACAAGGTTGGAATGAGTAAAGAAG CTGTCGAATTAGAATTAGCtcgagataaaaaagaaaaattgttaaagaaaaaacagcTGACTACTGCAGTAGCAGACAGCTCAACAGAAGTCTCCTCGTctgaaaatcaaattttaactGTTGATTTACAATGTATATCCAATGCGGAGCTTTTTGTTGATCCCAAAATAAGCAATTTTGTTGATGTGAGCATCGATCCAATCCGACAGATATGTCTTGCTGCAGACAAAcag CTTGCATCATTAGCTGAGTGGGCAAAACGACTCCCCCATTTTACAGAATTGAGCGTTCTTGATCAAGTCAAATTGTTACAGTGGAATTGGCCAGAGTTACTTATTGGTGGCTTCTGCTATCGATCGAGTGCAGTCTCGAATGGTATTCTGTTATCTACAGGTCTACACTTGTCCAGGGAGAATTTACAGAAGGCTGGTGTAGGAACTCTTGTCAATAAATTATTTACTGAAGTCATCAATGCAATGAAAAAGTTACAAATTGATGTGTCCGAATGGGGTTGTCTAAGGGCAATCATGTTGTTTGCTCCcg ACACGAAAGAGCTTGTGGAAGTTGATCAAGTGGAAACAATTCGCGAACGATATATAGCAACGCTTTGCCAGTATGTTAAAAAGACTTATCCAGATGATCCCAATAGACTTGCCCACCTCCTACTCAGGCTACCGCCGTTAAAGGCGATTGCTTTACAAGTGTTGgaacatttgtttttctttaaattgaTCGGTGACGTTCCGATAGATACATTTCTACTAGAAATGCTTGACGTAGACAACACCTAG